In Brevibacterium zhoupengii, the following are encoded in one genomic region:
- a CDS encoding AI-2E family transporter, with amino-acid sequence MGKGQKKTLTLNSAFRVGFTGTLGVGLAIGLIAALQSVATVFIYIGLALFLALGLEPIVLWLVERKLPRSLAVVLVVLAFIGIVAGAVLLIAPAVISQIQQFIGDLPEIVANLAATGWVADLERRFTGAVDLDRIFNNIGDWVADPKNVVSLGGGVVSIGAGILSFLAGVIIVVILTIYFAVTMPTIKAAMLSLVAASSRETVESVTEEVTRSIGRYVLGQVSLGIVNGVCSAVFLTIIGAPLPALLAFIAFLASLIPLVGPITGSIIITGSCLMVSPGLGIAAAIYYLVYMQVEAYLLSPRIMKAAVDVPGALVIIAAIAGGTLGGVLGAVVAVPVAASGMIIIRKVVVPAQDRR; translated from the coding sequence ATGGGCAAAGGGCAGAAGAAGACCCTCACTCTCAACAGCGCATTCCGGGTGGGCTTCACCGGAACACTGGGGGTGGGACTGGCAATCGGGCTGATCGCGGCCCTGCAGTCCGTGGCGACCGTCTTCATCTATATCGGTCTGGCTCTGTTCCTCGCGCTCGGTCTCGAACCGATCGTGCTGTGGCTGGTTGAGCGCAAGCTGCCCAGGTCTCTGGCCGTCGTCCTCGTGGTCCTGGCCTTCATCGGCATCGTCGCCGGAGCCGTGCTGCTCATCGCCCCTGCCGTCATCAGCCAGATCCAGCAGTTCATCGGCGATCTCCCGGAGATCGTCGCGAACCTCGCGGCCACGGGCTGGGTGGCAGACCTCGAACGGAGATTCACCGGAGCCGTCGACCTCGACAGAATCTTCAACAACATCGGCGATTGGGTCGCCGACCCGAAGAATGTGGTCTCGCTCGGTGGTGGCGTGGTGTCCATCGGGGCAGGAATACTGAGTTTCCTCGCTGGTGTCATCATCGTCGTCATCCTCACCATCTATTTCGCGGTGACGATGCCGACGATCAAGGCGGCCATGCTCTCGCTCGTCGCGGCGAGCTCGCGAGAGACCGTCGAATCGGTCACCGAGGAGGTCACCCGTTCCATCGGACGCTACGTTCTCGGCCAGGTGTCCTTGGGCATCGTCAACGGTGTGTGCTCGGCGGTCTTCCTCACCATCATCGGGGCCCCGCTGCCGGCGCTGCTGGCATTCATCGCCTTCCTCGCCTCACTCATTCCACTGGTGGGCCCGATCACCGGCTCCATCATCATCACCGGCTCATGCCTCATGGTCTCGCCCGGTCTGGGAATCGCGGCGGCCATCTACTACCTCGTGTACATGCAGGTGGAGGCCTATCTCCTCAGCCCCCGCATCATGAAGGCCGCTGTGGATGTGCCCGGTGCGCTCGTCATCATCGCCGCCATCGCCGGCGGCACCCTGGGCGGAGTGCTCGGCGCCGTGGTCGCAGTGCCCGTGGCCGCTTCGGGAATGATCATCATCCGCAAGGTCGTCGTGCCTGCCCAGGACAGAAGATGA
- a CDS encoding GNAT family N-acetyltransferase, translating to MTQTRWSAVRDDQVPDDVDRLLLTVPEWFGRPESNAEYVDDARTMETWTVRDDAGEVVGVTLVSWHFDHSAEIHFTVVERSVHGTGVGTAMMRAIASDARARGAALLQVKTLGASSPDPNYDRTRHFYQKMGFLPLEETDLWDEQTPCLIMVMPLG from the coding sequence ATGACGCAGACACGATGGAGTGCAGTCCGAGATGACCAGGTTCCCGATGATGTGGATCGTCTGCTGCTGACGGTGCCCGAGTGGTTCGGCAGACCGGAATCCAATGCTGAGTACGTCGATGATGCCCGAACCATGGAGACGTGGACGGTGCGAGACGATGCTGGAGAGGTCGTCGGCGTCACCTTGGTGTCGTGGCATTTCGATCACTCTGCCGAAATCCACTTCACGGTCGTCGAAAGATCCGTGCATGGAACGGGAGTTGGCACTGCGATGATGCGTGCGATCGCAAGTGATGCGAGGGCACGGGGAGCGGCACTGTTGCAGGTCAAGACCCTGGGGGCCTCGAGCCCCGATCCGAACTACGATAGGACCCGACACTTCTACCAGAAGATGGGATTTCTCCCGCTCGAGGAGACCGACCTCTGGGATGAGCAGACTCCCTGCCTGATCATGGTTATGCCATTGGGTTGA
- the aqpZ gene encoding aquaporin Z, translated as MAVQQKPTLVSKVFAEFLGTFVLVFGGCGAAVFAAKVVGDDGINMGIGFLGVALAFGLTVVVMAYAVGHVSGGHFNPAVTLGCVLAGRTPVKDAVPYWITQLVAGIVAGGVVLLIASGNPDYSLAKDGLATNGYGEFSPNGFSLISVLIAEFVLTAIFLYVILGATDDRSPVGMAPLAIGLSLTLIHLVAIPVSNTSVNPARSFGVAVFAGGDALGQVWVFFLAPLAGAAVAGLTYNILFPKAAEVPITEGG; from the coding sequence ATGGCTGTTCAGCAGAAACCCACACTTGTCTCAAAGGTCTTCGCCGAATTCCTCGGCACCTTCGTACTCGTCTTCGGCGGCTGCGGCGCGGCTGTCTTCGCCGCGAAGGTCGTCGGTGATGACGGCATCAACATGGGCATCGGATTCCTCGGAGTCGCATTGGCCTTCGGCCTCACTGTCGTCGTCATGGCCTATGCGGTCGGACATGTCTCCGGTGGGCACTTCAATCCCGCAGTGACTCTGGGCTGTGTGCTCGCGGGAAGGACTCCGGTCAAGGACGCCGTGCCCTACTGGATCACTCAGCTGGTGGCCGGCATCGTCGCCGGTGGAGTCGTGCTCCTCATCGCCTCGGGCAATCCGGACTATTCGCTGGCGAAGGATGGGCTGGCGACGAACGGCTACGGAGAATTCTCCCCGAACGGGTTCTCCTTGATCAGTGTGCTCATCGCCGAGTTCGTCCTCACCGCCATCTTCCTCTACGTCATCCTCGGAGCGACCGATGACAGGTCCCCGGTCGGAATGGCCCCTCTGGCAATCGGCCTGTCTCTCACGCTCATCCACCTCGTCGCCATCCCGGTGTCGAACACCTCGGTCAACCCGGCCCGCTCGTTCGGGGTTGCGGTGTTCGCCGGCGGAGATGCGCTCGGCCAGGTGTGGGTGTTCTTCCTCGCACCCCTTGCTGGTGCTGCCGTCGCGGGACTCACCTATAATATTCTGTTCCCGAAGGCCGCTGAAGTTCCCATCACCGAGGGTGGATGA
- a CDS encoding GNAT family N-acetyltransferase, with the protein MLRTVETRDASMAQSLSTDPYVPQTGSLPGNATVQEAMAWVGRQQKRHAEGAGFSFTIARRSDDVAIGHCGLWLKDLDEGRASAGYAIAPFARRRGYAAEALAALTEFAWTVPGLHLVELFIEPWNDPSIRTAERAGYVRKQGLQGRHRKVGGERRDMVLFASVRPGHSTR; encoded by the coding sequence ATGCTGCGGACGGTGGAAACGCGAGACGCTTCGATGGCGCAGTCGCTGTCGACCGATCCCTATGTGCCGCAGACGGGCTCACTGCCGGGAAACGCCACCGTGCAGGAGGCCATGGCCTGGGTGGGGCGGCAGCAGAAGCGGCATGCTGAAGGGGCAGGCTTTTCGTTCACCATTGCGCGCCGGTCTGATGATGTCGCAATCGGCCATTGTGGTCTCTGGCTGAAGGATCTCGACGAGGGGCGGGCGAGTGCCGGCTATGCGATAGCGCCCTTTGCGAGGAGGCGCGGCTACGCAGCCGAGGCGCTCGCGGCCCTGACCGAGTTCGCATGGACGGTTCCGGGTCTGCACCTCGTCGAACTCTTCATCGAACCCTGGAATGACCCATCGATTCGCACCGCCGAACGCGCCGGGTATGTTCGCAAGCAGGGCCTCCAGGGCCGGCATCGCAAGGTCGGTGGTGAGCGTCGCGACATGGTCCTGTTTGCTTCGGTGCGGCCGGGGCACTCCACGAGGTGA
- a CDS encoding M23 family metallopeptidase: MTDVLEMNYPFTGRWLVQNSPADRVPSHGTTLFATSYAIDFVPVDGSGRSAPLTVGSLLRPEPPENFVGFGRPVLSPVAGTVVASHDTERDHRSYRGMSSIGYALTQKRRAEAGWPALAGNHVMIRCDGGVVVLCHLQRRSIRVLIGEHVEIGKEIGLCGNSGNSTEPHVHVQAIDSVDIEYAAAVPITFNGAMPSNGGIVTV, encoded by the coding sequence ATGACCGACGTGCTCGAGATGAACTACCCCTTCACTGGCCGATGGCTGGTCCAGAACAGTCCGGCCGATCGGGTGCCGAGCCACGGCACGACACTCTTCGCGACCTCATACGCAATCGACTTCGTGCCGGTCGATGGCTCTGGACGATCGGCGCCCTTGACCGTCGGTTCTTTGCTGCGCCCGGAGCCGCCGGAGAATTTCGTCGGCTTCGGCCGTCCGGTGCTCTCTCCGGTCGCTGGAACTGTCGTGGCTTCTCATGACACTGAGCGTGATCATCGCTCGTACCGCGGGATGTCGTCGATCGGGTACGCGCTGACTCAGAAACGTCGTGCCGAGGCAGGTTGGCCTGCGCTCGCCGGCAACCACGTCATGATCAGATGCGATGGTGGCGTGGTCGTGTTGTGCCACCTTCAGCGCCGCAGCATTCGAGTGCTCATCGGGGAGCATGTCGAGATCGGCAAAGAAATCGGGCTGTGCGGAAATTCGGGGAACAGCACCGAACCGCATGTGCATGTCCAAGCGATCGACAGTGTCGACATTGAGTACGCTGCTGCTGTACCCATAACGTTCAACGGCGCGATGCCTTCCAACGGGGGAATCGTTACGGTATGA
- a CDS encoding SRPBCC family protein encodes MSADRSDPVWGFARSLVVKAAVSEVWGHVADPARLSRWWCPPPTVQIDFEPRVGSPYEERYNDDSYDYVLTGEITAVNEPRNLVIRRRTNGRFGPIDRVAIALELRGRDTKVTITHTFEDIPIDRRGEARDFFSDGWDFSLELLRRNVLKTD; translated from the coding sequence ATGAGTGCTGACCGATCGGACCCGGTTTGGGGCTTCGCCAGATCGCTGGTGGTCAAAGCGGCAGTCTCCGAGGTGTGGGGGCACGTGGCTGACCCGGCGCGACTCAGCAGATGGTGGTGTCCGCCTCCGACGGTGCAGATCGATTTCGAACCGAGAGTCGGCAGCCCTTACGAGGAGCGCTACAACGACGACTCCTATGATTATGTGCTCACCGGTGAGATCACTGCCGTCAACGAGCCGCGCAACCTCGTGATTCGTCGTCGGACGAACGGACGCTTCGGCCCAATCGACCGAGTTGCGATCGCTCTGGAACTTCGTGGCAGGGACACGAAGGTGACTATCACACACACCTTCGAGGACATTCCCATCGACCGCCGAGGCGAGGCACGCGACTTCTTCTCTGACGGGTGGGACTTCAGCCTGGAACTCCTCCGGCGAAACGTTCTCAAGACCGACTAG